One Solanum lycopersicum chromosome 2, SLM_r2.1 genomic region harbors:
- the LOC101259006 gene encoding uncharacterized protein, translating to MDWEGRVNGGDCNLTSSSSSSGCTSMSAGGGTTYIQHTVSKFDTLAGVAIRYGVEVADIKRINGLVSDLQMFALKTLHIPLPGRHPPSPIISNGGQGPSSSEQTSSSRRHSDMFDSFQSLKLKSSPQPKVSPAMSSLQGYYGLKPPDQKAASEGFEMSVYCKGGSHYLEDGPFYNSSSLSNRPLSLQRKSKSVANGFVTENGAPANHLSTQDTRDNGSDRWFEKLVRRRQKSETDFTRTPEMLLKEDNSNSGWFSAVTGKGLALRPKSANRTLSGADAEANSIYPIPIGLGDSLLNDSSSVVRKSSSTSSLQDSDSSALSSLWNLKPDFQAISTAAITKPIFDGLPKPITGRRNKAALD from the exons ATGGATTGGGAAGGGAGAGTGAATGGAGGAGATTGTAATCtgacatcttcttcttcttcgtcggGTTGTACTAGTATGAGTGCTGGAGGAGGAACCACTTATATACAACACACCGTTTCTAAATTTGATACGCTTGCTGGTGTAGCTATCAGATATGGTGTTGAG GTGGCTGATATTAAAAGGATAAATGGCCTCGTTTCAGATCTCCAAATGTTTGCTCTCAAAACACTTCATATACCCTTACCTGGGCGGCATCCCCCATCGCCCATCATATCAAATGGTGGTCAAGG ACCTAGCAGCTCTGAGCAGACCTCTTCAAGTCGTCGACACTCTGATATGTTCGATTCATTTCAGTCCCTTAAACTGAAATCCTCTCCCCAGCCAAAAGTGTCGCCGGCCATGAGCAGCTTACAAGGATATTATGGTCTTAAACCGCCAGATCAGAAAGCTGCTTCTGAAGGATTTGAAATGTCAGTGTATTGTAAGGGAGGATCGCATTATTTAGAAGATGGCCCGTTTTACAACTCCTCTTCTCTTTCAAATCGACCACTTAGTCTTCAAAGAAAATCTAAGAGTGTAGCTAATGGTTTTGTGACAGAGAATGGTGCTCCTGCAAATCATCTATCAACACAAGACACCAGAGACAATGGTTCCGATAGATGGTTTGAGAAATTAGTGAGAAGGCGTCAGAAGTCAGAGACTGATTTTACACGTACTCCAGAAATGCTGTTGAAGGAAGATAACAGCAACAGTGGCTGGTTTTCAGCCGTCACTGGCAAGGGCTTAGCTTTGAGACCCAAGTCAGCTAATCGAACTCTCTCTGGAGCGGATGCTGAAGCAAATTCAATATATCCTATTCCCATTGGCTTAGGGGATTCTTTACTAAACGACAGCTCATCTGTAGTTAGGAAGTCATCAAGTACATCGAGTTTGCAGGATTCAGATAGCAGTGCATTGTCTTCCCTGTGGAATTTGAAGCCAGATTTTCAAGCAATTTCTACTGCAGCCATTACCAAGCCAATTTTTGACGGGCTACCTAAACCAATCACAGGTCGAAGAAACAAGGCTGCACTGGATTAG